CCTTGCCCGAGGCCAGCACGAACGCATCGACGGCCTCGTCGGCCAGGACGGCGTCGATCTGACGGCGGAGGTCACCGAGCAGCGCCTCGTCCACGACGTTCATCGACTTGTCGGGCCGATCCATGACCAGCACCGCGATGCGACGCTGCCCCTCGACGCGGTCGGTGCGGCTGACGATCTCGGACATGGCGTGGCTCCCCTTGATGGTGGGTGGCAGTGACGGGGGTGGGCGCTACAGGCCCATGGAGCGGCCGATGATCTCCTTCATGATCTCGGTCGTGCCCCCGTAGATGGTCTGGATGCGGCTGTCGACCCACGCTCGCGCGACGGGGTACTCGGCCATGTAGCCGTAGCCGCCGTGCACCTGGACGCACCGGTCGACGATCTGCTGGCACAGCTCCGTGGTCCACCACTTGGCCTTGGCCGCGTCGACGTCGGACAGGCGGCCCTCGACGTGGTCCATCAGCAGTCGGTCGACGTAGGTGCGGGCGACGTCGACCTGCGTCTGCAGCTCGGCGAGGGTGAAGCGGATGTGCTGGAAGCTGCCGATGGGGCTGCCGAACGCCTGGCGCTGCTTGGCGTACGCGACGCTGGCCTCAACGGACCGTTCGGCCTGGGCGACGGCCTGCACGGCGATGGACAGCCGCTCCTGGGCGAGGTTGCCCATCATGGCGTAGAAGCCCTTGCCCTCCTCCCCCAGCAGGTTCTCGACGGGCACGCGGACACCGTCGAAGAACAGCTCGGAGGTGTCCGCGGCGTGCTGGCCGACCTTCGCCAGCTTGCGACCACGGGAGAAGCCGTCCCGGTCGGCCTCGATGACCAGCAGGCTGATGCCCTTGTGGCGTTCCGTCGGGTCGGTCTTGACCGCGGTGATGACCAGGTCGGCGTTCTGGCCGTTGGTGATGAAGGTCTTGCCGCCGTCGACGACGTAGTGGTCGCCGTCGCGCCGAGCGGTCGTGGCGATGCCGGCGACGTCGGAGCCGGCACCCGGTTCGGACATGGCGAGGGCGAGGATCGTCTCACCGGAGACGGCACCGGGCAGCCAGCGGGCCTGCTGCTCCTCGTTGGCCTGGTGCAGCAGGTACGGCAGGGCGATGTCGGCCTGCAGCGACAGGCCGAGCCCAGCGGACAGGACGTCGGCCTCGGCGAGCACCTCGGAGACGATGGCGTTGTAGCGGAAGTCGTCCATGCCGCCGCCGCCGTGGGCCTCGGGGGCGGCTATGCCGAGCAGGCCAGCCGCGCCGGCGGCGGTGAACAGCGAGCGGTCGACCCGGCCCTGCGCCTCCCACGCCTCGCGGTTGGGGACGACCTCCTTGTCGACGAACCGGCGGACGGCGTCACGGAAGTGGTCGTGTTCTTCCTCGAAGATCGTGCGGTCCATGCGGCTCCTCACGGCTGCCCCCGGCTCGAGGGGCAGCCGATGCTCGGTCGACGTGATCGGATTTACTGACCAGTCAGTCGATCGTAGTCCCGACGCGGTATAGCGTGCAACCAGCCATCGAACGTTTGGTTGATTCGGTGGATCGCAGAGGACCCCCGGTGCACGGTGCGCCGGTGATCGGAGAAGCTGTGGCCGGACGAGCTGTTGTTGTCGTGGGATCCGGTGTGGCCGGGCTGTCAGCCGCGCTGGCTGCAGCCGAGGCCGGCGCCGCCGTGACGTTGCTGGAGTCGACGTCGACGGTGGGCGGGACGACCGCGCTGTCGGGCGGGGTGGCGTGGTTGCCGGCCAACGACCTGGCCGCGGCTGCGGGCTTCCCCGACACACCGGAGGATGCGAGGACCTACCTGCGCGGGCTCGCGCTCGGTGACGTCGACGAGGAGCTGGTCGACACGTTCGTCGCCGGGGCCGGGGACACCGCGTCGTGGGTCCAGCGGGTCACCGAGCACGGGTGGGTGGCGCTGGGTTATCCGGACTACCACTGCGGGCTGCCCGGCGGCCGCGAGGGCGGCCGGTCGCTCGAGCCGCTGCCGTTCACCCCCACCGCCGACGTCGCCGCACGGGTGCGGCCGGCCCTGTCGTGGCGGCTGCCGATGACCCAGCACGAGATCATCGCCAACACCCTGAACCGGGACGTGTTGACCCGCCGGCGGGACGAGGGGGTCCTGACGATGGGCGCGGCGGTCGTGGGCAGCCTGCTGGCGGCGGTGCTGCGCCTCGGGGTGGACGTGCGGGTCGAGACACCGGTGGCGTCGCTTCGTCGGGACGGAGAGCGGGTTGTCGGGGTGACGCTGGATTCCGGCGAGGCGGTCGACGGGGCCGTGGTGCTGTGCACCGGCGGGTTCGAACGGGACCCGTCGTTGGCCAGGGCGTTCCTGCGCCACCCCTCCCCTGCCCCGACCGGCGCACCGGGAGCAACGGGAGGCGGCCTGCGCATGGCCATGGGGGCCGGGGCGGCGCTGGGCAACATGTCCGAGGCGTGGTGGTGCCCGGCGATGGCCATCCCGGGCGAGGAGATCGAGGGGAAGCCCCTGCACCGCCTGCTGCTGGCCGAGCGGGCCCGACCGGGGTCGATCATGGTGGACGGGCGCGGGCAGCGGTTCGCCAACGAGGCGCAGAACTACAACGACGTCGGTCGGTCGCTGCACGACTTCGACCCAGGGGCGTTCGCATTCCCGCGCGACCCGTCGTGGCTGATCGTCGACAACGGCTACCGGGCGGCGTATCCGCTCGGTCCGTTGCTGCCGGGGGAGCCCGACCCGGACTGGCTGGTCCGCGCCGATTCGGTGGAGGAGCTGGCGTCCGCCATCGACGTCGAGGCCGATCGGTTGGTGGCGACGGTGTCGGCGTTCAACGCTGGCGCAATCGTGGGAGAGGACCCGGCGTTCGGTCGGGGCCGGTCGGCCTACGACCGGTTCGTCGGTGATCGCCGCCTCGACCAGCCGAACCTCCGACCGCTGACCCAGAGCCCGTTCTTCGCGGTGCGCGTGCTGCCGGGGACGCTCGGCACCAAGGGGGGACCGCGCACCGACGTCGACGGGCGGGTCCGCCATGTCGAGGGCGGCGTTGTCGAGGGCCTGTTCGCCGCCGGCAACGCCGCCGCGAGTCCGCTGGGCATGGCCTACCCGGGCGCCGGCGGGACCATCGGCCCGGCGCTTGTCTTCGGCCGCCGTGCGGGGGCGTGCGCCGCGTCGGGCTGACGCCCCAGTTCGGAGGTCGGGCTAGGCGTGCCTGGAGCCCGAACGCGACTCGACGACGCCGAGGAGGAACACGGCGGCCACGACGGACGCGATGAATCCGATGATGTTCAGCTCGAACAGCGAGCCGGTGCCGAGGAGGTTGGCGAGCAACCCACCGATGACCGAGCCGACGACGCCGAGCAGGAGGGTTGCGCCGAGGCCGAGGCCCTGGCGTCCACGGGTGAAGAGCCGGGCCAGGGCTCCGATGACGAGGCCTGCAATCAAGAATCCGATCATGTTGCAGTACTACCCGCCGCCAAACCCTCGACGTGACCGGACACGCCGCGCTCGAGCTAGCCGATGGTGGAGTCCAGGGTCAGCACCCGTTCGGCGATCAGCCAGCCATCGCCCGAGCGGACCATCACGTCGGTGTAGCGGCCGGTGGAGGGAAGGTGCAGCGTTCCGTCCTCGGTCGAACCGACCAGCAGGTAGCAGGCGGCCTGGATGCGGTCGGGGTCGCCCGGCACCTCGTCGAGGATCACATTGGAGATCAGGTGACGACGCTGGGCGTTGGCGGTAGCGGCTCGCCGCTCGCCCATGGCCTTCCTGATCGCCGGCCGACCCTCCAGCGCGGTCGGCATCGAGCCGACCGATCCGTTGATGGTGAAGGTGGCGTCCTCGGTGAAGCAGTCGGCCATCGCGTCCAACTCACCCTGGTCGTAGCAGTGGCCGTAGCGGTGCAGCAGGTCGATGGCCAGCAGCCGGTCCTCGACGTTCATGGTTGGGGCTCCTCTTGATGGGTGTGGTCACAGGGACCGGTCGTACGTGGCTTCCAGCGACTTGACGATTCGACCGACGACGTCGTTGACCGGAGTGGGCACACCGACACGACGGCCCTCCTCGGCCACGCCGAGGGCCAGGGCGTCGACCTCGGTCCGGCGACCCGCGACGACGTCGGCGGCCATCGACGTGATGTGGGGGCCGACGGAGGTGTAGGTGTCGACACAACGGGTTCGCAACGCCGCGACGTCCAGATCGACGCCGGCAGCCGTGGCCACCGCAACGACCTCCTCGAACATGTCGGTCCACAGCGCCCACGCCGTCGGTTCGCCGATCACATCGGCAACGGTTCGTCGCAACGCCGCGGTCAGCCCGGCCATCGACGCGGCCATGGCGACCTTGCTCCAGATGACGGTGTCCGCCGACGGCAGCGCCTCCGCGGGCAGGCCCGCGGCGGTCAGGTCGGCCGCGACATCACGGACCGCGGACGGAACGTCGGCGTCCCCCGACACCTCGACGGTCCTCGGTGGCCCCATCTCCGTCAGCGACCGTCCCTCCGCCGTGGCCGGCGCCATCAGTACGACACCGGGCGCAACGGACTCCGCCCCCACGGTCGTGGTGCCCGGGATCACCCGGTCGGCGTCGAACACCTCCGCCAGTCGTCGGTCGTTGCCCAGCCCGTTCTGCAGCGTGACCGCCACTCCCCCGGGGGCCAGCGCGTCCGCCACGGAACGGGCGGCTTCGACGGTGGCGAAGGTCTTGCACATGAACAGCAGCACGTCGACGGGCCGCAGGTCGGCTGATGGGTCGACGGTCGCATCGAGCCGGACCGTCGTGGCGGTCCCGTCGGGTCGGCGCATCACCAGGCCGTCGGCGCGGATGGCGTCGATGTGGTCGCGTCGGACGTCGACAAGGGTGACGGAATGTCCGGCGAGCGCCAGGTGCCCGCCGATGACGCTGCCCATCGCCCCGGCACCGACGACGGCCCAGCTGCGATGTGTGTCGCTCATGTCGCCTCCTGCACGATGACTCGGTCCAGTCCGGCCAGCAGGCGATGGACGACGGTGGTGGTCGGGGCGTCGACCCCGAGCCGTCGAGCCTCGCTCGCCAGCGTCCCGTGGATGGCGTCGACCTCCGTCGGGCGGCCGCGCTCGACGCTCTGCAGCATGGAGATCCGCACCTCGGTCATGCCCGCTTCCACCATCGCCTCGCCACGCGCACGGATGGTGGCCAGCCCCTGTTCCCGCGGCATGGTTGCCAGCGAGCGGACGGGGAGGATGTGGGGCCAGTCATCGACCTCGACCCCCGCCGCCGCCGCCACGGCGGCCCCCTCGACGATCAGGTCGAGGAACACCTCTGCCAGCTCGGGGACGACGAACGCCTGGTGGAACGGCAGGCGGGTCAGGGCGGTGATGGCCATGGAGGGCGAGGCGTGGACGAGCTTGGACCACTCCACGGATCGGATGCGGTCGGTGGTGACGACCTCCAGTCCGGCGCCCTCGATGTCACCGGCCAGCGTGTCGACGGCGGCGGGGTCGGTGTCCGGCATCGGGCCGAGGAACGTCGGACCGGCGAAGGTGTGGGCGACGACGCCGGGTTGCTCGAGGGTGCCGCCGACCATGCTGACTGCCCCGACGACGGCCGAGGGGACGCACCAGCGGGCGAGGTCGTCGGCGGCGGTCACGCCGTTCTGGATCGACATGGCCGAGGAGATGTCACCGGCGAGGTGGCGGATGCCGTGCAGTACCTCAGCGGTGTCGGGGGCCTTGCACGCTAGGACGATCGCCTCGACTGGGTCCAGTGCGGCGGGGTCGGCCGTGGCCCTGAGCGTTGGGTGCTGCACGGTGCCGAAGGACCGGAGCTCCACCCCTCCCCTGCTGGTGACCGCGTCGGCGTGGGCCGGCCGGGCCAGCAGCTGCACGTCATGGCCCGCTGATGCGAGCATCGCGCCGTAGACGGTGCCGAGCGATCCGGCGCCGGCGATCAGGTAGCGGGTCACGTGTTCCTTCCGAGTCGACAATGAGGGTAACCATATGCATAATTCGCCACAAGCGGTGTTGCCCGTTGCACCGGTGTCCACCAAGGAGCCCGCCATGTCCACGCCCGCCGAGCAGATCGCCCTTGCCTGCAGGGGTCTCGCCACCTACGGACTGGGGTCCGAGATCGGCGGCCACGTGTCGATGCGCGACCCCGACAGCGACACCTTCTGGATGAACGTCCTGGACAAGACGTTCGAGGAGATCACCCCCGCCGACGTCGTGCGGATCGACTTCGACGGCAACCAGGTCGACGGGGACCGCACCATCTCGTTGGGCGCCGACTTCCACCAGGGCATCTACGCCGAACGCGACGACGTGCACGCCATCGTCCACACCCACGGACCGTGGATCACCGCCCTCTGCGCGATGAACCGGCCGCCGAAGACGTATCACAACCTGGCCAGCTTCTTCGCCGGCGAGACCGCGATGTGCCCCGACGACGACTTCGAGTCCGTCGGCCCGGCGCTCGGCGACAACCACACGCTGCTGATCCCCTTCCACGGCGCGATCTGCGTCCACGAGGACCTCGGCCAGGCCGTGTCGCTGATGGTGACGCTCGAGTACGCCGCCGAGCTGGACGTGCGGATCACCCCGACCGGCGCACCGGACATGCCCGAGGAGATGATCGGCCGCGTGAAGGACCTCGTGACGCGTGCCAACTACCTGACCCACACCTGGGGGCTGGTGCAGCGAAAGGCTCGCAACGCGATGGCCGCGGCGGGCGAGGACCTCGGCGAGCTGGTCGCGTCGTGAGCCGGATCCGACTGCTGCCGCCGGAGGAGTGGACGCCGGAGCTGCGCGAGCTGGTCCAGCCCGAGGGGCGCACCGACCTGGAGCTCGGCAACGTCCGGATCTACGCCCACCGGCCGGAGCTGGCCGAGGCCTACGTCCGGTTCACCGGTGCGATCCGTTCGCGGAGCACCCTGCCGGCACGGCTCATCGAGATCGTCCGGTTGCGGGTGGCGTTCCAACCAGTGCCGCAGCTGCATGGCGATCCGCTACGCCGACGGGGTCGAGGCCGGCGTGACCGAGGACCTGGTGTGCTCGCTGGAGACGCCCGACGAGGCCCCCGACCTGACTGATGCCGAACGGGCCGCCCTGCGGTTCGCCGACCTGATGGCCAGCGACCACCTGTCCATCAGCGACGCCACGATCGAGGACCTTCGCGTCCACTACAGCGAACCCGAGATCGTCGAGCTCGGCATGCACATCGGCCTGTACGTGGGCTACGGCCGGCTGTCGATGGCATGGGACATGGTCGACGAGCTGCCCGACCGGTTCCACGAACGCGAGGGCACGATCACCCCGTGGGGATCCGACGCCACCGTCGTCGGTGGACGCCGATGAAGGCGTGGGAGGCGGTTGCCGCTGCGCTGGTCGCCGAGGGCGTCACCGAGGTGTTCGGGGTGATGGGCGACGGCAACCTCAAGCTGATCCCGCACATCACGTCCACCCATGGGGTGCGGATGGTCGCGGCCCGGCACGAGTCGGCCGCGCTGGCGATGGCCGACGGCTATGCGCGGACCAGCGGACGGGTCGGCGTGTGCTCGGTGACGCAGGGGCCCGGACTGACCAACACCCTGACCGCGCTGATCTCGGCGCGGAAGGCCGGGACGCCGCTGGTCCTGCTGACCGGCGACACACCGCACGGCGTGCCCGGCCTGCCGCAGGACTGCGACCAGGAAGCGCTGCTGGCCGCGGCCGGTGTGCCCGTGCAGCCGTTCTCCGCTGCGTCGGCAGCAGCCGATGTGGCGGCGGCGTTCGCGGCGGCGAGGGGCGGTCCGGGGCCGGTGGCCCTGTCCATGCCG
The nucleotide sequence above comes from Euzebya pacifica. Encoded proteins:
- a CDS encoding ketopantoate reductase family protein, whose amino-acid sequence is MSDTHRSWAVVGAGAMGSVIGGHLALAGHSVTLVDVRRDHIDAIRADGLVMRRPDGTATTVRLDATVDPSADLRPVDVLLFMCKTFATVEAARSVADALAPGGVAVTLQNGLGNDRRLAEVFDADRVIPGTTTVGAESVAPGVVLMAPATAEGRSLTEMGPPRTVEVSGDADVPSAVRDVAADLTAAGLPAEALPSADTVIWSKVAMAASMAGLTAALRRTVADVIGEPTAWALWTDMFEEVVAVATAAGVDLDVAALRTRCVDTYTSVGPHITSMAADVVAGRRTEVDALALGVAEEGRRVGVPTPVNDVVGRIVKSLEATYDRSL
- a CDS encoding class II aldolase/adducin family protein, which gives rise to MSTPAEQIALACRGLATYGLGSEIGGHVSMRDPDSDTFWMNVLDKTFEEITPADVVRIDFDGNQVDGDRTISLGADFHQGIYAERDDVHAIVHTHGPWITALCAMNRPPKTYHNLASFFAGETAMCPDDDFESVGPALGDNHTLLIPFHGAICVHEDLGQAVSLMVTLEYAAELDVRITPTGAPDMPEEMIGRVKDLVTRANYLTHTWGLVQRKARNAMAAAGEDLGELVAS
- a CDS encoding nuclear transport factor 2 family protein; amino-acid sequence: MNVEDRLLAIDLLHRYGHCYDQGELDAMADCFTEDATFTINGSVGSMPTALEGRPAIRKAMGERRAATANAQRRHLISNVILDEVPGDPDRIQAACYLLVGSTEDGTLHLPSTGRYTDVMVRSGDGWLIAERVLTLDSTIG
- a CDS encoding carboxymuconolactone decarboxylase family protein yields the protein MAIRYADGVEAGVTEDLVCSLETPDEAPDLTDAERAALRFADLMASDHLSISDATIEDLRVHYSEPEIVELGMHIGLYVGYGRLSMAWDMVDELPDRFHEREGTITPWGSDATVVGGRR
- a CDS encoding GlsB/YeaQ/YmgE family stress response membrane protein, which encodes MIGFLIAGLVIGALARLFTRGRQGLGLGATLLLGVVGSVIGGLLANLLGTGSLFELNIIGFIASVVAAVFLLGVVESRSGSRHA
- a CDS encoding acyl-CoA dehydrogenase family protein codes for the protein MDRTIFEEEHDHFRDAVRRFVDKEVVPNREAWEAQGRVDRSLFTAAGAAGLLGIAAPEAHGGGGMDDFRYNAIVSEVLAEADVLSAGLGLSLQADIALPYLLHQANEEQQARWLPGAVSGETILALAMSEPGAGSDVAGIATTARRDGDHYVVDGGKTFITNGQNADLVITAVKTDPTERHKGISLLVIEADRDGFSRGRKLAKVGQHAADTSELFFDGVRVPVENLLGEEGKGFYAMMGNLAQERLSIAVQAVAQAERSVEASVAYAKQRQAFGSPIGSFQHIRFTLAELQTQVDVARTYVDRLLMDHVEGRLSDVDAAKAKWWTTELCQQIVDRCVQVHGGYGYMAEYPVARAWVDSRIQTIYGGTTEIMKEIIGRSMGL
- a CDS encoding FAD-dependent oxidoreductase produces the protein MGSGVAGLSAALAAAEAGAAVTLLESTSTVGGTTALSGGVAWLPANDLAAAAGFPDTPEDARTYLRGLALGDVDEELVDTFVAGAGDTASWVQRVTEHGWVALGYPDYHCGLPGGREGGRSLEPLPFTPTADVAARVRPALSWRLPMTQHEIIANTLNRDVLTRRRDEGVLTMGAAVVGSLLAAVLRLGVDVRVETPVASLRRDGERVVGVTLDSGEAVDGAVVLCTGGFERDPSLARAFLRHPSPAPTGAPGATGGGLRMAMGAGAALGNMSEAWWCPAMAIPGEEIEGKPLHRLLLAERARPGSIMVDGRGQRFANEAQNYNDVGRSLHDFDPGAFAFPRDPSWLIVDNGYRAAYPLGPLLPGEPDPDWLVRADSVEELASAIDVEADRLVATVSAFNAGAIVGEDPAFGRGRSAYDRFVGDRRLDQPNLRPLTQSPFFAVRVLPGTLGTKGGPRTDVDGRVRHVEGGVVEGLFAAGNAAASPLGMAYPGAGGTIGPALVFGRRAGACAASG
- a CDS encoding ketopantoate reductase family protein, which codes for MTRYLIAGAGSLGTVYGAMLASAGHDVQLLARPAHADAVTSRGGVELRSFGTVQHPTLRATADPAALDPVEAIVLACKAPDTAEVLHGIRHLAGDISSAMSIQNGVTAADDLARWCVPSAVVGAVSMVGGTLEQPGVVAHTFAGPTFLGPMPDTDPAAVDTLAGDIEGAGLEVVTTDRIRSVEWSKLVHASPSMAITALTRLPFHQAFVVPELAEVFLDLIVEGAAVAAAAGVEVDDWPHILPVRSLATMPREQGLATIRARGEAMVEAGMTEVRISMLQSVERGRPTEVDAIHGTLASEARRLGVDAPTTTVVHRLLAGLDRVIVQEAT